One Desulfatitalea tepidiphila genomic region harbors:
- a CDS encoding LssY C-terminal domain-containing protein: MAIILPKITLKNKKDIARSIPRILSTFLFMILISGCALLQSPSSFKPGSINEVRFRDRALSKSDHDIRVTAAVPTAEEARVLFNANLIGREIQPVWVKVENHSNDAYYLISTATDPNHFSPLEAVYTVRGGLFGVYRDDMERFFRSMNFRNPILPNTAVSGFIYTNLDEGEKVVQIDLIAAEQVKFFTFFVEIPGMRVDYRRVDFKSLYPEEQIADVTEDALRAALEQLPCCTTDKDGTKLGDPINLVIIGDFIDVAAAFARKGWLPAEDTYATAVWKTIKSFLFGSRYRYSPVSPLYYFGRGQDFARQKPRRDIHERNHLRLWYSNLRFNGKPVFVGQISRDIGVRFTLKAWPPVTHKIDPDVDEARHALIEDLIYSQMLAKVGFVKGVGRARPSNPRINLTGDPYFTDGYRTVLILDQGPIAMNQLKDLDWERPETFHLGSSNGK, from the coding sequence ATGGCAATAATCCTTCCGAAGATAACTCTCAAAAATAAAAAAGACATTGCCAGGAGTATCCCCAGGATCCTGTCGACCTTCCTTTTCATGATCCTGATAAGTGGTTGCGCTTTATTGCAGTCGCCATCCTCTTTCAAACCGGGCTCGATCAATGAGGTCAGATTCCGGGACCGTGCGCTGTCGAAATCCGACCACGACATACGAGTGACAGCGGCTGTTCCGACCGCCGAAGAGGCTCGGGTCCTCTTCAATGCCAATTTGATCGGCAGGGAGATTCAACCGGTCTGGGTGAAAGTTGAAAACCACAGCAACGACGCTTATTACCTCATCAGTACCGCAACGGACCCCAACCACTTTTCGCCTTTAGAAGCGGTTTACACGGTACGGGGAGGTCTGTTTGGCGTTTATCGAGATGACATGGAACGGTTTTTCAGGTCGATGAATTTCCGGAACCCGATTTTACCGAACACGGCGGTATCGGGCTTCATCTATACGAATCTCGATGAAGGCGAAAAGGTGGTACAAATCGATCTCATTGCAGCCGAACAGGTCAAGTTTTTTACCTTCTTCGTCGAAATTCCCGGTATGCGCGTCGATTATCGGAGGGTGGATTTCAAAAGTCTCTATCCGGAGGAGCAGATTGCCGATGTCACTGAAGACGCTCTCAGGGCCGCGCTGGAACAGTTGCCATGTTGCACCACCGACAAGGACGGCACCAAATTGGGCGACCCCATCAACCTCGTTATCATCGGAGACTTCATAGACGTGGCAGCCGCGTTTGCCCGCAAGGGCTGGCTGCCTGCCGAGGATACCTACGCCACCGCGGTATGGAAGACGATTAAGTCGTTTCTCTTTGGTTCCCGCTACCGATATTCGCCGGTGAGTCCACTATATTATTTCGGCCGTGGCCAGGATTTTGCCCGTCAGAAACCACGCCGTGACATTCACGAGCGCAACCATCTGCGCCTGTGGTATAGCAACTTGCGCTTCAACGGTAAGCCTGTCTTTGTCGGACAAATCAGCCGCGACATCGGCGTGCGCTTTACGCTGAAAGCATGGCCGCCTGTCACCCACAAGATTGACCCTGACGTCGACGAAGCGCGTCACGCGCTGATCGAAGATTTGATATATTCCCAGATGCTTGCCAAAGTCGGTTTTGTGAAAGGTGTGGGGCGCGCCAGGCCATCGAATCCGAGAATCAACCTGACCGGCGATCCATACTTTACGGACGGATACCGGACCGTACTGATTCTCGACCAGGGGCCTATTGCCATGAACCAACTCAAAGATCTCGACTGGGAGAGGCCTGAGACATTCCACCTGGGGTCTTCAAACGGAAAATAG
- a CDS encoding TAXI family TRAP transporter solute-binding subunit: protein MKKRTAAFLVVCFVATCFLNIDPVELKAEDVFVTIGSGDLSGVYFPAGLAIAKIVNQKRSQYGIRATVESTPGSVFNLNAILAGYLEFGLAQADKQFQAVNGLTEWLERGPQQELRSVFSLHHETVTLVAAMDAGIAQIEDLKGKRVNIGNPGSGQHRNAIDVLEAAGLDPKKDMLLYEIEAFEAPELLLDHRIDAFFSTLGHPSETIQKALSGQRKAHIVPISSRIIDKLVGSSSFYTKTAIPVRTLYPVSENPADVISVGVAATLCTSSKMSAEVVYALTKEVFENLEMFRQQHPALHHLTKEGMLEGLSAPLHPGALRYFKETSLIK from the coding sequence ATGAAGAAAAGGACAGCGGCTTTTCTCGTTGTTTGTTTTGTTGCAACCTGTTTCTTGAATATAGATCCGGTAGAACTTAAAGCCGAGGATGTCTTTGTAACGATTGGCAGCGGCGATTTGTCGGGTGTCTATTTTCCAGCCGGCCTGGCTATCGCGAAGATAGTCAATCAGAAGCGCAGCCAATATGGAATTCGGGCAACGGTTGAGTCAACACCCGGATCGGTGTTCAATCTGAATGCAATCCTGGCAGGGTATCTGGAATTCGGTCTGGCGCAGGCCGATAAACAATTCCAGGCCGTCAATGGGTTAACTGAATGGTTGGAAAGAGGGCCCCAGCAAGAGCTGCGCAGCGTTTTCAGCCTTCATCATGAAACCGTGACGCTAGTGGCGGCAATGGATGCGGGCATCGCTCAAATTGAGGATCTCAAAGGCAAAAGGGTCAATATCGGCAATCCGGGCTCCGGCCAACATCGGAATGCTATCGACGTCCTCGAAGCCGCGGGCTTAGATCCAAAGAAAGATATGCTGCTTTACGAAATTGAGGCTTTCGAAGCACCGGAACTGCTGCTGGACCATCGTATTGACGCGTTTTTTTCGACTTTGGGACATCCGAGTGAAACGATTCAAAAAGCGTTGTCCGGCCAGCGCAAGGCCCATATTGTTCCCATTTCCAGTCGGATCATCGACAAATTGGTTGGGAGCAGCAGCTTTTACACCAAAACAGCCATTCCGGTGAGAACACTCTATCCGGTATCGGAGAACCCGGCGGACGTGATCTCGGTGGGTGTTGCCGCAACGCTGTGCACCTCATCCAAAATGTCGGCGGAGGTGGTGTATGCCCTTACCAAGGAAGTATTTGAAAATCTGGAGATGTTTCGGCAACAGCATCCAGCCCTTCACCATTTGACGAAGGAGGGGATGCTGGAAGGGCTCAGTGCGCCGCTTCATCCCGGGGCGCTCAGATATTTCAAGGAAACTAGTTTGATCAAATAA
- a CDS encoding phospholipase D-like domain-containing protein, whose translation MKNRCGRFIIDFILALALLGCGSKVGAPPISGSGAPPPPMPRFENPNPGSRSAPVFGPRHEYAESPLGDPALRGLFDPHEPKSNQLAFLKNGDTSFTARVQLLEKAKRSIRIQALVFWADESGLHIAEILKRKKAEGLDVRVIVDAPSNLGLQTQWMYFDLKQHGIEVQGYESLYLEWFNEVPVPFLSPLKDPEAPNHRYHEKMWIVDGETGQGAAVVGGLNIANEYFRVDPADPDRCWRDQDIIVRGAVVADMVTAFDRNYQHFVDIKESRGVLNTDIYWDATRKLLDGTGKLTVSYVIRSELAEQVKRMAQRELKLNYVNARCRFFHNRPRFGETYIQQAYRKLFDHARREVIICNAYFIPSPDFFDAVRNAVDRGLRVMILTNSPETNDLPELTMVGRGYYKKLLSLNQEGGVKKSGGRLQIWEWHGRRYDQTHQSEGTIHAKYAVFDRRYALVGSYNLDPRSEKLNSETAIVFESDILSTQLSKFFYENDLAYSRPVTVEEANEFQAPSDVLYKLRKEFGDLFEPLL comes from the coding sequence ATGAAGAACAGATGCGGGCGATTTATAATCGACTTTATCCTTGCCCTGGCCCTGCTGGGTTGCGGGAGTAAGGTTGGGGCGCCACCCATATCCGGCAGCGGCGCTCCGCCGCCTCCGATGCCGCGGTTTGAAAACCCCAACCCCGGCAGCCGTTCGGCGCCGGTGTTCGGTCCTCGCCATGAATATGCTGAAAGTCCGCTTGGCGACCCGGCACTTCGCGGCCTGTTCGACCCGCATGAGCCCAAGTCCAATCAGTTGGCCTTTCTGAAAAACGGCGACACTTCCTTCACAGCCCGTGTTCAGTTGCTTGAAAAAGCCAAGAGATCGATTCGCATCCAGGCGCTTGTATTTTGGGCAGATGAATCTGGGCTTCATATTGCGGAAATCCTGAAGCGGAAAAAAGCTGAAGGTCTCGACGTCCGCGTGATCGTGGACGCGCCATCGAACCTTGGTTTGCAGACTCAGTGGATGTATTTCGATTTGAAGCAGCACGGCATAGAAGTCCAGGGTTACGAATCTCTCTATCTCGAGTGGTTCAACGAGGTGCCGGTGCCATTTTTATCGCCGCTAAAGGATCCCGAGGCGCCGAACCACCGTTACCATGAAAAAATGTGGATCGTGGATGGCGAAACGGGGCAGGGGGCTGCGGTGGTCGGTGGGTTGAATATCGCCAACGAATATTTCCGCGTCGATCCCGCGGACCCTGACCGGTGCTGGCGCGATCAGGACATTATCGTCAGAGGTGCTGTCGTGGCCGACATGGTGACGGCTTTCGACCGCAACTACCAGCACTTTGTTGACATCAAGGAGAGTCGGGGTGTTTTGAATACCGATATCTACTGGGACGCAACACGAAAGCTGCTGGATGGGACGGGGAAGCTAACGGTTTCCTACGTCATTCGCTCCGAGCTGGCCGAGCAGGTCAAACGTATGGCGCAGAGGGAACTCAAACTGAATTACGTCAACGCGCGTTGCCGCTTTTTCCACAATCGCCCTCGGTTCGGGGAAACTTATATCCAGCAGGCCTATCGGAAGCTTTTTGACCATGCCCGGCGTGAGGTGATCATCTGTAACGCCTATTTCATTCCCTCCCCTGACTTTTTCGATGCGGTTAGAAATGCCGTTGACCGGGGACTACGAGTGATGATTCTCACCAATAGCCCCGAGACGAATGACTTGCCCGAATTGACGATGGTCGGGCGCGGGTATTACAAGAAGCTTTTGTCCCTTAACCAGGAGGGCGGGGTTAAGAAAAGCGGCGGTCGCCTCCAAATCTGGGAATGGCACGGCCGGCGTTACGACCAGACACATCAGAGCGAAGGGACCATTCATGCAAAATACGCTGTCTTTGACCGACGTTATGCACTTGTAGGCTCTTATAATCTAGATCCCCGTAGTGAAAAGCTCAATAGCGAAACGGCTATTGTTTTCGAGAGCGATATCCTTTCAACTCAGCTTTCGAAATTTTTTTATGAAAATGACCTGGCATATAGCCGCCCAGTGACAGTGGAAGAAGCGAATGAATTCCAAGCGCCTTCCGATGTGCTCTACAAACTTCGAAAGGAGTTCGGTGATCTATTTGAGCCATTGCTGTAA
- a CDS encoding lipase family protein: MIYLSHCCKSIIFSIGLFVMVASVTLGFFNDAPGATFICKKEVPKITLRNLSPPYKDYSYFQFRQIFPFEYNASSFSLINAWWLAEISTLVYADETYVRAQFTQAGLKHIRFLNRSSTQCFIAANNRYAIIAFRGSEIWKRGESFNPRRIVADLKTDIDIRLSEWVPGGRVHSGFKAALEDVWDELLQETERLQDQGIKIWITGHSLGAALATLAADRLQTVQGLYTFGSPRVGDRTFESRFRPKAFRIVNGNDIFASLPPAGSFRHVGELRRITPKTGPDDGHGEWELAIQGPCGEASDASEGGDLGSVLWVPSAIRDHVPLFYAIFLWNELVETMKKRD, translated from the coding sequence GTGATCTATTTGAGCCATTGCTGTAAATCAATCATTTTCTCTATCGGGCTCTTTGTAATGGTGGCGTCTGTCACCCTTGGTTTTTTCAATGATGCGCCCGGCGCAACATTCATTTGCAAAAAGGAAGTTCCCAAAATCACCCTAAGGAACCTTTCTCCGCCCTACAAGGACTACAGCTATTTTCAGTTTCGGCAGATTTTCCCGTTCGAATACAATGCCTCGTCATTCAGTTTGATCAATGCTTGGTGGTTGGCGGAAATTTCTACGCTGGTCTATGCGGACGAGACCTATGTAAGAGCGCAATTCACCCAGGCCGGCCTGAAACACATCAGATTCCTGAACCGATCGAGTACCCAGTGCTTTATCGCCGCGAACAATCGTTACGCCATCATCGCGTTTCGCGGCAGCGAGATCTGGAAGCGAGGCGAGTCCTTCAATCCACGTCGGATCGTGGCTGATTTAAAAACCGACATCGACATTAGGTTATCCGAATGGGTCCCAGGGGGGAGGGTTCACAGCGGCTTCAAAGCCGCCCTGGAAGATGTTTGGGACGAACTGCTTCAGGAGACCGAACGATTGCAGGACCAAGGTATCAAGATCTGGATTACCGGCCATAGCTTGGGTGCGGCGCTTGCAACGCTCGCCGCCGACCGGTTGCAGACTGTACAAGGGCTTTACACCTTCGGGTCGCCGCGAGTGGGAGATCGGACCTTTGAATCGCGGTTTCGACCGAAAGCGTTCCGGATCGTCAATGGCAACGATATTTTTGCAAGCCTCCCGCCTGCCGGATCATTTCGCCATGTTGGGGAGCTCAGACGGATCACCCCCAAGACGGGTCCTGATGATGGCCACGGCGAGTGGGAGCTGGCGATCCAAGGGCCTTGTGGAGAGGCTTCTGATGCTTCCGAAGGTGGCGACCTGGGATCGGTACTTTGGGTGCCGAGTGCAATCCGCGACCATGTTCCCTTGTTTTATGCCATTTTCCTCTGGAACGAATTGGTGGAAACCATGAAGAAACGAGATTAG
- the gltX gene encoding glutamate--tRNA ligase: MSTVRTRFAPSPTGYLHVGGARTALFNWLYARHTGGTFILRIEDTDQARSTEQSVQAIFDALKWLDIDWDEGPFYQSDRLNLYNDYIDRLVAQGHAYYCTCTPDEIEAMRERARATGAKPRYDGTCREKGLPLSEGAVVRFKSPVMGTTVIEDVVKGHIVFANDELDDFVLRRSDGMPTYNFAAVVDDVSMEITTIIRGDDHIMNTPKQILLYQALGRPLPVFAHVPMVLGNDRTRMSKRHGATSVTAYRDMGLLPEAFINFLARLGWSYGDQEFFTRQELIEKFSLDRVGKSAGIFDAVKLNALNADHIQAARPADLVRHLKPFLESESWDTQDEAYIKGVIATLQTRSKTLKEMAMQARFYFETDVAYDEQAAKKFLKPNVLEPLKHLKEQLAALTTFDEKAIEQVFVQLMETFQIKLGKIAQPVRVALTGTSVSPGIFEIITVLGQARVVARLEKALGYIARH, translated from the coding sequence ATGTCAACCGTCAGAACCCGATTCGCCCCCAGCCCAACCGGTTACCTCCACGTCGGCGGCGCCCGCACGGCCCTGTTCAACTGGCTCTATGCGCGCCATACCGGCGGCACCTTTATCTTGAGGATCGAGGATACCGACCAGGCCCGATCCACCGAGCAATCGGTTCAGGCCATATTCGACGCCTTGAAGTGGCTCGACATCGACTGGGACGAAGGCCCTTTCTATCAAAGCGACCGCTTGAATCTTTACAACGACTATATCGATCGGCTCGTGGCCCAGGGCCATGCGTACTATTGCACCTGCACCCCCGACGAAATCGAAGCCATGCGTGAACGCGCCCGTGCCACCGGGGCTAAACCCCGCTATGACGGCACCTGCCGCGAAAAAGGGCTGCCGCTGTCCGAGGGGGCGGTGGTGCGCTTCAAATCCCCTGTGATGGGCACCACGGTCATCGAAGACGTGGTCAAAGGCCACATCGTCTTTGCCAACGACGAACTCGACGACTTCGTGCTGCGCCGCAGCGACGGCATGCCGACCTACAACTTCGCCGCCGTGGTGGACGATGTGAGCATGGAAATCACCACCATCATTCGGGGCGACGACCATATCATGAACACCCCCAAGCAAATCCTGCTCTACCAGGCACTCGGCCGGCCCTTGCCCGTGTTCGCCCACGTTCCCATGGTCCTGGGCAACGACCGAACACGCATGTCCAAGCGTCATGGCGCCACATCGGTGACCGCCTATCGCGACATGGGCCTGCTGCCCGAAGCGTTCATCAATTTTCTGGCCCGGTTGGGATGGTCCTACGGCGACCAGGAGTTTTTTACACGCCAGGAACTGATCGAGAAGTTCAGCCTCGACCGGGTGGGCAAATCGGCCGGCATTTTCGACGCGGTCAAACTCAACGCCCTCAACGCCGACCACATCCAGGCTGCCCGACCCGCGGATCTGGTCCGCCACCTCAAGCCGTTTCTCGAGAGCGAAAGTTGGGACACCCAAGACGAGGCCTATATTAAAGGTGTCATCGCGACCTTGCAGACCCGCAGCAAGACCCTCAAAGAGATGGCCATGCAGGCCCGGTTTTATTTCGAAACGGATGTCGCTTATGACGAACAGGCCGCCAAAAAATTTCTAAAGCCCAATGTCCTCGAACCGCTGAAGCATCTCAAAGAGCAATTGGCCGCACTGACGACCTTCGACGAGAAAGCCATCGAGCAGGTGTTCGTACAATTGATGGAAACATTCCAGATCAAACTGGGCAAAATCGCCCAGCCGGTGCGCGTGGCCCTCACCGGCACCAGCGTCAGCCCGGGTATCTTCGAAATCATCACGGTGCTCGGCCAGGCACGGGTGGTGGCCCGACTGGAAAAGGCCCTCGGCTACATCGCCCGGCACTAA
- the rpmF gene encoding 50S ribosomal protein L32, with the protein MALPKRKISKSRRDKRRTHQKIDAPTTVTCPECGEAMLPHHACPSCGSYKGRTATETEKD; encoded by the coding sequence ATGGCGCTACCAAAACGAAAGATATCCAAGTCAAGACGGGACAAAAGACGCACGCACCAGAAAATCGACGCACCGACCACCGTAACCTGCCCCGAGTGTGGTGAGGCGATGCTGCCCCATCATGCCTGCCCCAGCTGCGGTTCTTATAAAGGCCGCACCGCCACCGAAACCGAAAAAGATTAA
- a CDS encoding acyl-CoA dehydrogenase family protein — protein MSDNAYRGLDLESRQMVVDTVRQLGKKLLSKENIRKWDKEEVFPEAEIREMLGPEIGLQLLFIPEEYGGMGGGARDCCKVTEETAKICLGVATGFFAIQLGTDPILVGATEAQKEKWLGRIAEGGSLVAYAVTEPGAGSNLAALKTKAEPVTGEDGQIKGYRITGSKQFISTGGYADIVTVLASTPQGPSFFIVEKGMEGFKQHKGEEKHGIRASNTSPLTFDDVFVPIENLIGGEPGKGLKQANQVFGYTRLMVASMGLGAGKAALEIAIPYAKERIQFGTTLSEKQGYTHKLIVPNAVRMAAAEAYIDDVAHMLDGSEDDLQVEGAIGKIFATEAADRAANDCMQALGGYGYICEFGVEKIKRDVKITCIYEGTSEIQQSIISTFRWKTSRKSKGAFYGDMAEEMTALDAKVADAGCRFYALAADALNKTIDLAHNNRLTRQQALMFDLADMMIHVEVGVSLARKACRLAQANDPEAEKFKAMARVFAGEVTQVVGEKALRIAMSGELDAAAAQQHLADIAYTEMLAGRTNWTKDMDRIADFIFER, from the coding sequence ATGAGCGACAACGCATACCGCGGATTGGATCTCGAGTCACGTCAGATGGTGGTGGATACGGTCCGCCAGCTTGGGAAAAAGCTGCTGAGCAAGGAAAATATTCGCAAGTGGGATAAGGAAGAGGTGTTTCCAGAAGCGGAGATCCGTGAGATGTTGGGGCCTGAGATCGGCCTGCAACTCCTTTTTATTCCCGAGGAATACGGCGGCATGGGCGGCGGGGCGCGCGACTGTTGCAAGGTGACCGAAGAGACGGCCAAGATCTGTCTGGGCGTGGCCACCGGTTTTTTTGCGATCCAGTTGGGTACCGATCCCATCCTGGTGGGTGCCACCGAAGCACAAAAGGAAAAGTGGCTGGGCCGAATCGCCGAGGGCGGTTCCCTGGTGGCCTATGCGGTGACCGAACCCGGCGCCGGCAGCAACCTGGCGGCACTGAAGACCAAGGCGGAACCGGTCACCGGAGAGGACGGCCAGATCAAGGGCTACCGGATCACCGGTTCCAAACAGTTCATTTCCACCGGCGGCTATGCGGATATCGTGACCGTGCTGGCCAGCACGCCCCAGGGCCCATCCTTTTTCATCGTCGAAAAAGGGATGGAGGGTTTCAAACAGCACAAGGGCGAGGAGAAACATGGGATCCGAGCCTCGAACACCTCGCCGTTGACCTTCGACGATGTGTTCGTGCCCATCGAAAATCTGATCGGCGGCGAGCCGGGCAAAGGACTCAAGCAAGCCAACCAGGTGTTCGGCTATACCCGGTTGATGGTCGCCTCCATGGGGTTGGGCGCCGGCAAGGCGGCCCTGGAGATCGCCATCCCCTACGCCAAGGAGCGCATCCAATTCGGTACGACCCTGTCGGAAAAGCAGGGCTATACCCACAAACTCATCGTTCCCAACGCCGTTCGCATGGCGGCCGCCGAGGCTTACATCGACGACGTGGCCCATATGCTCGACGGCAGCGAAGATGACCTGCAGGTCGAAGGGGCCATCGGCAAGATCTTTGCCACCGAGGCGGCCGACCGAGCGGCCAACGACTGCATGCAGGCCCTGGGCGGCTATGGCTACATCTGTGAATTCGGTGTCGAGAAGATCAAACGCGACGTGAAGATCACCTGTATCTACGAAGGCACCAGCGAGATCCAGCAAAGCATCATCAGCACGTTTCGCTGGAAAACCAGCCGCAAATCCAAAGGGGCCTTCTATGGCGACATGGCTGAGGAGATGACTGCTTTGGATGCCAAGGTCGCCGATGCCGGCTGCCGGTTTTACGCCCTGGCGGCCGACGCGCTGAACAAGACCATCGATCTGGCCCACAACAACCGACTGACCCGTCAGCAGGCACTGATGTTCGACCTGGCCGACATGATGATCCACGTGGAGGTCGGTGTCAGCCTGGCCCGCAAGGCGTGCCGCCTGGCGCAGGCCAACGATCCCGAAGCGGAAAAGTTCAAGGCCATGGCGCGGGTTTTCGCCGGTGAGGTGACCCAGGTCGTGGGGGAAAAGGCGCTGCGCATCGCCATGAGCGGAGAGTTGGATGCGGCCGCGGCCCAGCAGCACCTGGCCGACATCGCCTACACGGAAATGCTGGCCGGTCGCACCAACTGGACCAAGGACATGGACCGCATCGCGGATTTTATTTTCGAGAGGTAG
- the fabG gene encoding 3-oxoacyl-[acyl-carrier-protein] reductase, translating to MTSDTQRVVVVTGGSRGIGRSICIKLAAPGTKIFFNYFSPADREREEAAAAETIAIVREAGSEAVGIWANVAVQEEVAAFFDQIVSDTGRIDVLVNNAGITRDNLMARMKEADWDAVLNINLKGPFLCTQIAARAMAKQRYGRIINMASVVGVIGNVGQANYVAAKAGLIGLTKTTAKEYAARGITVNAVAPGFIDTEMTAVLPEKVKEAMLATIPLGRAGQPEDVANAVAFLASDEAAYLTGQVLHVSGGMFM from the coding sequence ATGACTTCAGACACCCAGCGCGTTGTCGTGGTTACAGGCGGCTCCCGGGGTATCGGCCGGTCCATCTGCATCAAGCTGGCCGCACCGGGGACCAAAATTTTCTTCAACTATTTTTCTCCGGCCGACCGTGAACGGGAAGAGGCGGCTGCAGCCGAAACCATCGCCATTGTGCGGGAAGCCGGAAGCGAGGCCGTAGGCATCTGGGCCAACGTGGCAGTCCAGGAAGAGGTGGCGGCTTTTTTCGACCAGATCGTGTCCGACACCGGCCGCATCGATGTGCTGGTCAACAACGCCGGCATCACCCGGGATAACCTGATGGCCCGGATGAAAGAGGCCGATTGGGACGCGGTGTTGAACATCAACCTCAAGGGCCCTTTTCTTTGCACCCAGATCGCCGCCCGTGCCATGGCCAAGCAGCGCTATGGCCGCATCATCAACATGGCATCCGTGGTAGGGGTGATCGGCAATGTCGGTCAGGCCAACTATGTGGCCGCCAAGGCGGGCCTTATCGGCCTGACCAAGACGACGGCCAAGGAATATGCGGCCCGGGGGATTACCGTGAATGCCGTTGCCCCCGGGTTTATCGATACCGAGATGACAGCTGTTTTGCCGGAAAAGGTCAAGGAAGCCATGCTGGCCACGATCCCTCTCGGGCGAGCCGGACAACCCGAGGATGTGGCCAATGCCGTGGCGTTCCTGGCATCGGACGAGGCCGCCTATCTGACTGGACAGGTGTTGCATGTCAGTGGCGGCATGTTCATGTAG
- the acpP gene encoding acyl carrier protein — translation MSVEDKVKKIIAEKLSVDLDEVVPEASFVDDLGADSLDLVELIMSMEEEFDIDISDEDAEKLVTVKDAIDYITSH, via the coding sequence ATGTCAGTCGAAGACAAAGTCAAAAAAATCATTGCCGAAAAATTGAGTGTCGATCTGGATGAGGTGGTCCCCGAAGCTTCATTTGTGGATGACCTGGGCGCCGACTCCCTGGACCTGGTGGAGCTGATCATGTCCATGGAAGAAGAGTTCGATATCGACATTTCGGACGAGGACGCAGAAAAACTGGTGACCGTAAAGGACGCCATCGACTATATCACTTCCCACTGA
- the fabF gene encoding beta-ketoacyl-ACP synthase II, translated as MERRVVVTGIGLVTPLGIGVEETWSALIAGKSGVGEITRFDTTDYATKIAAEVKGFNAEDFMPKKDAKRMETFIAYAVAATRMAIEDSGLKIDSSNGHRVGVITGCGLGGLNMLEITARTVENAGPKRVSPFFIPLLIGNMAPGMISIQFGAKGPNSSIATACAAGGHAIGEAFEIIKYGKADAMITGGVESVITRTCIAGFGAMKAISTRNSDPQKASRPFDRDRDGFVVGEGSGILILEALEHAQARGAKIYAEITGFGMSGDGYHMTSPPPDGEGAARCMLAALEDAGLKPADIDYINAHGTSTPLNDLYETRAIKLAFGDAAYKVPISSTKSMTGHLLGGAGGIETVFTALVIEQGIIPPTINLDNPGEECDLDYVPHVARKADVANAMTNSFGFGGTNASLILKKFTA; from the coding sequence TTGGAAAGACGGGTAGTGGTAACCGGAATCGGTTTGGTCACGCCGCTGGGAATCGGCGTCGAGGAGACCTGGTCCGCGCTGATTGCCGGTAAATCCGGTGTGGGTGAAATCACCCGTTTTGACACGACGGACTACGCAACCAAAATCGCCGCGGAAGTCAAAGGATTCAATGCCGAAGACTTCATGCCCAAAAAAGATGCCAAGCGCATGGAGACCTTCATCGCCTATGCCGTTGCGGCGACGCGTATGGCCATCGAGGATTCGGGTTTGAAGATCGATAGCAGTAACGGGCATCGGGTCGGTGTCATCACCGGGTGTGGCCTGGGCGGTCTGAACATGCTCGAGATAACGGCCCGTACCGTGGAAAACGCGGGGCCCAAGCGGGTGAGCCCTTTTTTTATCCCCCTGCTGATCGGCAACATGGCCCCGGGCATGATCTCCATCCAATTCGGCGCCAAGGGGCCCAACTCCTCCATCGCCACCGCCTGTGCCGCAGGCGGCCATGCCATCGGAGAGGCCTTCGAAATCATCAAGTACGGCAAGGCCGACGCCATGATCACCGGCGGCGTGGAATCGGTCATTACCCGCACCTGTATCGCAGGGTTCGGTGCCATGAAGGCGATCTCCACCCGCAATAGCGACCCCCAAAAGGCGTCGCGTCCATTCGACCGGGATCGGGACGGATTCGTGGTCGGCGAAGGTTCAGGCATCCTGATTCTGGAGGCGCTGGAGCATGCCCAGGCGAGGGGGGCCAAGATCTACGCCGAGATCACGGGCTTCGGCATGAGCGGCGACGGGTACCACATGACGTCGCCGCCGCCGGATGGAGAGGGCGCGGCCCGGTGCATGCTGGCGGCCCTGGAGGACGCGGGGCTGAAACCGGCCGATATCGATTACATCAATGCCCACGGCACATCGACTCCCCTCAACGATCTTTATGAAACACGCGCCATCAAATTGGCTTTTGGTGACGCGGCCTACAAAGTACCGATCAGTTCGACCAAATCCATGACCGGACACCTGTTGGGCGGGGCGGGCGGTATCGAGACCGTATTCACCGCACTGGTGATTGAGCAAGGTATCATTCCGCCGACCATCAATTTGGACAACCCGGGCGAGGAGTGTGATCTGGACTATGTACCCCATGTCGCCCGTAAAGCCGATGTGGCCAACGCCATGACCAATTCCTTTGGTTTTGGCGGGACCAACGCCTCCCTGATTCTTAAAAAATTCACTGCCTGA